The following are from one region of the Trichoderma breve strain T069 chromosome 5, whole genome shotgun sequence genome:
- a CDS encoding ubiquitin carboxyl-terminal hydrolase, family 1 domain-containing protein, with translation MPTEGVYIRPSGQKTFIPLENNPEVFTSLVHDLGVSPDLGFYDVYSLDDADLLSLVPRPVLALIFITPAQMYFAVREEDKTAVSPAQLTYDKSGDEEPIIWFQQTIGHSCGLMALLHSVANGEARKFVQKESFLDGLLNEATPLKPVERAALLYNNEELEKKHMKAARTGNSHPPGANEDNHFHFISFVKGKDGHLWELEGATDGPVDRGLMQEDDDVLSEGALSQAIRKFLAAGNGNPNFSIVALAKKPAE, from the coding sequence ATGCCGACCGAAGGCGTTTACATACGGCCATCTGGGCAGAAGACCTTCATCCCGTTGGAAAACAACCCAGAAGTATTCACATCGCTCGTGCACGACCTCGGAGTGTCGCCCGATCTCGGATTCTACGATGTCTATAgcctcgacgatgccgatcTCCTTTCGTTGGTGCCTCGTCCAGTTCTAGCCCTGATATTCATCACTCCCGCACAGATGTATTTTGCCGTTCGCGAGGAAGACAAGACTGCCGTGTCACCTGCGCAGTTGACCTACGATAAgagtggtgatgaagaaccCATCATCTGGTTTCAACAAACAATCGGCCATTCATGCGGCCTTATGGCGTTGTTGCATTCCGTAGCCAACGGCGAAGCGAGAAAGTTTGTTCAGAAAGAGTCCTTCTTAGACGGCCTGCTGAACGAAGCTACGCCGCTTAAGCCTGTCGAAAGAGCAGCTCTGTTGTACAacaatgaagagcttgagaaGAAACACATGAAGGCTGCCAGAACTGGAAATTCTCATCCACCTGGGGCAAACGAAGACAACCAtttccatttcatctctttcgtcaagggaaaagatggtCATTTGTGGGAGCTGGAGGGCGCCACGGACGGTCCCGTAGACCGAGGACTGATgcaggaagacgatgacgtGCTGAGTGAAGGAGCTCTGAGCCAAGCAATACGCAAGTTTTTGGCAGCCGGAAATGGGAATCCAAACTTTAGCATTGTGGCAttggccaagaagcccgCTGAGTGA
- a CDS encoding tRNA synthetase class II core domain (G, h, p, S and t) domain-containing protein has product MTTSLARLRCPQWRLQARILYARSFSDVKRPSSAPKPIVDIKHIRQNPELYENTCLERNYKRQASHPARIGQLHAEWQQLQKDGRALRERSNLLRKELANSATSSDDEDLKDVKQMSREKVQEEARALKSELVVIEKKEADAVAQMEELALEIPNLTSADTPRGDEAEVLSYINEPPSFEQGPEQLWRSHVHIGAELGILDFAGAATASGWGWYYLLGEAAQLEQALIQYALTVATKHGWTQVSPPSMVYSHIGAACGFQPRDQNGEQQVYSIAQSQADIDRGVPEMCLAGTSEIPLAGMKAMSTIDAVDLPLKRVAVSRCYRAEAGARGAETKGLYRVHEFSKVEMFAWTSPDEFEAREVFDEMLDMQTEILSSLGLYCRVLSMPSTDLGASATRKIDMEAWFPSREHHSGGWGEVTSASLCTDYQTRRLATRLKTSSGKLSFPWTANGTALAVPRVLAALLENGWDEEEGTVTIPECLRPWMGGQEKIGPSARRKKDGNAGEMMA; this is encoded by the coding sequence ATGACCACGTCTCTGGCCCGCTTGCGCTGCCCTCAATGGCGGCTACAAGCCCGAATTCTCTATGCGCGGAGCTTCTCAGACGTCAAGCGTCCCTCATCCGCGCCAAAGCCCATCGTGGACATCAAGCACATTCGGCAAAACCCGGAGCTCTATGAAAACACATGCCTAGAGCGCAATTACAAGCGCCAGGCGTCTCACCCCGCGAGGATTGGACAGCTGCATGCCGagtggcagcagctgcagaaggATGGCCGTGCGCTGAGAGAGAGGTCCAACTTGCTGAGAAAAGAGCTGGCGAATTCGGCGACGAGCAGTGACGATGAGGACTTGAAGGATGTGAAGCAGATGAGCCGGGAGAAGGTCCAGGAGGAGGCTCGGGCGCTCAAAAGCGAGCTGGTTGtgattgagaagaaggaggcggaTGCGGTTGCgcagatggaggagctggcgcTGGAGATTCCCAACCTCACCAGTGCCGATACGCCTAGGGGGGATGAGGCCGAGGTCTTGAGCTACATCAATGAGCCGCCAAGTTTTGAGCAAGGCCCGGAGCAGCTCTGGAGGTCGCATGTCCACATTGGTGCCGAATTGGGCATTCTTGATTTTGCTGGAGCGGCGACGGCGTCTGGCTGGGGATGGTATTACCTGCTTGGTGAGGCAGCACAGCTTGAACAAGCTCTCATCCAGTATGCCCTCACCGTTGCTACCAAGCACGGATGGACTCAGGTATCGCCTCCCAGCATGGTGTATAGCCACATTGGCGCCGCGTGTGGCTTCCAGCCCCGAGACCAGAATGGCGAGCAGCAAGTCTACTCCATTGCCCAGTCTCAAGCCGACATTGACCGCGGAGTACCTGAAATGTGTCTTGCCGGCACGTCAGAGATCCCCCTCGCCGGTATGAAGGCAATGTCGACCATCGACGCCGTGGACCTACCCCTGAAGCGAGTCGCCGTATCGCGATGCTACCGCGCCGAGGCTGGAGCCCGCGGCGCCGAGACAAAGGGCCTGTACCGCGTGCACGAGTTCTCCAAGGTCGAGATGTTCGCGTGGACCAGCCCCGATGAGTTCGAGGCCCGCGAGGTCTTTGACGAGATGCTCGACATGCAGACCGAGATCCTCTCGTCCCTGGGGCTCTACTGCCGCGTGCTCTCCATGCCCTCCACCGACCTGGGCGCCTCGGCCACCCGCAAGATCGACATGGAGGCCTGGTTCCCCAGTCGCGAGCACCACAGCGGCGGCTGGGGCGAGGTCACCTCCGCCAGCCTCTGCACGGATTACCAGACGAGGCGCCTCGCCACGCGGCTCAAGACGAGCAGCGGCAAGCTGAGCTTCCCCTGGACGGCCAACGGCACGGCGCTGGCGGTGCCGAGGGTGCTGGCCGCGCTGCTGGAGAACGGTtgggacgaggaggaagggaCTGTGACTATCCCCGAGTGCCTGCGGCCGTGGATGGGCGGGCAGGAGAAGATTGGGCCGTCTGcgcggaggaagaaggatggGAATGCgggcgagatgatggcataA
- a CDS encoding FAD binding domain-containing protein: MQNLKIAIIGAGPAGCTLARLLHLGGIQATVFEGEASANVRTQGGTLDLHTTSGLAAVKEAGLWDIFLSHARYDGQYMAIVDKDLYYYVVRGADAESNIAFGERPEIDRVKLREILLDSLPEGTVKWGHRLQKVEGSTLTFTNGTTASFDLVVGADGAFSKVRLSIAPELLPEYTRVAMHDISIPDAEKTSPETYKIVNRGSIFASADGQRFTLQQMGDGSISMGFNFVREDPDWMKPEKCGYDAEDLIEGRTTTRSLWRLPIGQKWQHKSGVTLIGDAAHLMTPHAGEGVNQALEDAMLLARLILKAQSVEELDEHIRRFESDMIARVKPIQELAWDRCQGLMFTEGVPKTLVDRVMQRRKQQMAEGKSAEELKKMDEAIAKAQAEADAMNRT; encoded by the exons ATGCAAAACCTCAAGATTGCCATCATTGGAGCTGGCCCAGCTG GCTGCACTCTTGCCCGACTCCTTCATCTTGGAGGCATTCAAGCCACCGTATTCGAAGGCGAGGCCTCTGCCAATGTCAGAACTCAAGGCGGAACTCTCGACCTGCACACTACCTCCGGCCTGGCCGCCGTCAAAGAAGCCGGCCTATGGGACATCTTTCTATCGCATGCGCGCTACGATGGTCAATACATGGCCATTGTGGACAAGGACCTTTACTATTACGTCGTCCGAGGTGCTGACGCCGAGTCAAACATCGCTTTTGGCGAACGCCCGGAGATTGATCGAGTGAAGCTCAGAGAAATCTTGCTCGACTCTCTTCCTGAAGGAACCGTTAAATGGGGACACCGCCTGCAAAAGGTTGAGGGCAGCACCTTGACCTTTACCAATGGAACTACCGCCAGTTTCGACCTTGTTGTCGGTGCCGATGGTGCGTTTAGCAAGGTCCGCCTATCCATTGCgccggagctgctgccgGAGTACACTAGAGTGGCAATGCACGACATCTCTATCCCCGACGCTGAAAAGACTTCTCCTGAGACTTACAAAATCGTCAACCGCGGGAGTATTTTTGCCAGTGCGGACGGTCAGCGATTCACCCTCCAGCAAATGGGCGATGGCAGCATTTCCATGGGTTTTAATTTCGTCCGCGAGGATCCCGACTGGATGAAGCCCGAGAAGTGTGGCTACGACGCCGAAGATCTCAtcgag GGGCGAACAACGACCAGGTCACTGTGGCGACTGCCTATTGGACAGAAGTGGCAGCACAAATCCGGCGTCACTCTTATTGGTGATGCTGCCCATTTGATGACGCCTCATGCTGGCGAGGGCGTGAACCAAGCCCTCGAGGATGCTATGCTACTTGCTCGACTGATTCTCAAAGCTCAGAGTGtcgaagagcttgatgaaCATATCCGTAGATTTGAGTCCGACATGATAGCTCGTGTCAAACCGATTCAGGAGCTCGCTTGGGATCGCTGCCAGGGGTTGATGTTCACCGAGGGCGTGCCAAAGACTCTTGTCGACAGAGTGATGCAGCGTCGAAAGCAGCAAATGGCAGAGGGCAAGTCTGCAGAGGAGCTCAAGAAAatggatgaagccatcgccaaggcTCAAGCAGAGGCTGATGCTATGAATCGGACCTGA
- a CDS encoding e1-E2 ATPase domain-containing protein produces MACGSGCCEPPPKAPPEEDCCSTQLPEQEDSCCVDDVPDTSLEKPETADTECNKSIQSDDKQCQDTCCGGSVEKLQTEKTCESKAQEVDLKDDCCAPKITQSNCSKGCCSKGDKPCPDSMKAPPCCEGKVSPCCDQTCLDRLALRECESLGSGLSTNKPTSSNCGRGKSGKPCNGHSRKVRDMYMGKLEALGCICRALIALGQETCCNYQRRSTSASVRRRSKETLSLRSRSSVGSCCAADRAGGNCCSTNKSVNLNEKCLNNGKSPAKSKPPSVVESCAETCCAEMRPTRSAKRSTEIFTSIAQDADVEKSPSSNNEKEHVILSISGMTCTGCETKLIRSLGALSSVKNLKTSLVLARAEFDLVGSISAAEVTKHLERTTEFKCERITNQGSNLDIIVCGGDAAAFVNQPWPDGVTEVKVVDDRTVNVSFNADIIGARDLIERGWGDVPIQLATARADPTLEAGNRHVRHIGYMTLLSACLTVPVLVMAWAPLPKHDLEYSSASLALATLVQFIVAGPFYPKALKALVFSRVIEMDLLIVLSTSAAYIFSVVSFGYLASGQPLSTGQFFETSTLLVTLIMVGRWVAALARQKAVESISIRSLQNTTALIVTDEGEKEIDARLLQYGDVFKVAPDSRIPTDGTVISGNSEVDESMMTGESMPVVKHSNSPVIAGSLNGSGVLYVRLTRLPGDNTISTIAGMVDEAKLSKPRVQAMADRVASYFVPVVVAITIIVFCIWIAVGIKVRGQSGSEATIQAITYAITVLIVSCPCAIGLAVPMVVVIASGVAAERGVVFKSAESLEVAYKTSHVVFDKTGTITEGKLTVVEEWYADGDQTATKSFLLGLVDGIKHPVSAAIALHLKDQDISPAPVSNSKALTGKGVEGIAEGSGLTLQAGNSRWLGLEPNPVVQSMLSHGYTVFGFTIGSSVAAIFALQDSIRPDAASTVQSLLTRGISVHIISGDDDGAVRSVAARLDIIEANVRSRCTPADKQAYIQNLLQSPVSTEQTNKVGKSKKPVVIFCGDGTNDAVALAQATIGVHMNEEGTDVAKSSADVVLMRPNLAGILTVIAVSRKSMRRIAFNFGWSFVYNLFAILLAAGAFVNARIPPEYAGLGELVSVLPVIAAATLLRWSTI; encoded by the exons atggcctgCGGCTCTGGCTGCTGTGAACCACCCCCCAAGGCACCGCCAGAGGAAGATTGCTGCTCTACCCAGCTTCCAGAGCAAGAGGATTCCTGCTGCGTTGACGACGTGCCAGATACTAGCCTTGAGAAGCCTGAAACTGCTGATACTGAATGCAACAAATCGATTCAGTCAGACGACAAGCAATGCCAGGATACATGCTGTGGTGGATCGGTAGAAAAGCTACAGACTGAAAAGACATGCGAGAGCAAGGCTCAAGAGGTCGACCTCAAGGATGACTGCTGTGCTCCGAAGATCACCCAGTCCAACTGCAGCAAGGGTTGCTGTTCCAAGGGAGACAAGCCATGTCCCGATAGTATGAAAGCACCACCCTGCTGCGAGGGCAAAGTCTCTCCATGCTGTGACCAAACCTGCCTGGACCGCCTTGCGCTGCGTGAGTGTGAAAGCCTTGGGTCTG GTCTAAGCACTAATAAGCCAACTTCTTCCAACTGCGGCCGAGGCAAAAGCGGCAAGCCATGTAATGGCCACTCCCGCAAGGTTCGGGACATGTACATGGGGAAACTCGAGGCTCTTGGATGCATCTGCCGTGCTCTCATCGCCCTTGGACAAGAAACATGCTGTAATTATCAACGCCGCTCAACCTCGGCTAGTGTGCGACGTCGTTCAAAAGAGACGCTATCGCTCCGTTCACGTTCGTCTGTTGGCTCCTGCTGTGCCGCCGATAGGGCCGGTGGAAACTGCTGTTCCACAAATAAGTCGGTCAACTTGAATGAGAAATGCCTGAATAATGGCAAAAGTCCAGCTAAGTCGAAGCCCCCGAGCGTGGTGGAATCTTGTGCCGAGACTTGCTGCGCTGAAATGCGACCAACTCGTTCTGCCAAAAGGTCGACAGAAATCTTTACCAGCATCGCCCAAGATGCTGATGTTGAAAAGAGCCCGTCTTCCAACAATGAAAAGGAACATGTGATCCTCAGCATTTCGGGCATGACCTGTACCGGATGCGAGACAAAGCTGATTCGAAGTCTCGGTGCCCTCTCGTCAGTCAAGAACTTAAAGACCAGCTTAGTGCTTGCTCGCGCTGAGTTTGACTTAGTTGGCTCTATTTCTGCGGCCGAGGTGACGAAACACCTTGAAAGAACTACAGAGTTCAAATGTGAAAGAATTACGAATCAAGGCTCCAATCTCGACATCATTGTTTGCGGCGGCGATGCAGCTGCGTTTGTCAACCAGCCATGGCCAGACGGGGTCACTGAAGTGAAAGTGGTTGATGACAGGACCGTCAATGTTAGTTTTAATGCGGACATTATCGGTGCAAGAGACTTGATTGAACGTGGCTGGGGTGACGTTCCAATCCAGCTCGCAACGGCCCGCGCGGATCCAACACTCGAGGCCGGTAATAGACATGTTCGCCATATTGGTTACATGACACTGCTCTCTGCCTGCCTCACTGTCCCGGTTCTGGTCATGGCTTGGGCTCCGCTCCCCAAGCACGATCTGGAATACAGCTCggcatccttggccttggcaacgCTCGTCCAATTCATAGTCGCTGGTCCATTCTATCCAAAGGCCCTCAAAGCTCTCGTCTTCTCGAGGGTAATTGAAATGGACCTTCTCATTGTTCTCAGTACTAGTGCAGCTTACATCTTTTCGGTCGTCTCCTTTGGTTACTTGGCTTCTGGTCAGCCCCTGTCGACCGGTCAGTTTTTCGAAACCAGCACTCTATTAGTAACCCTCATCATGGTAGGCCGCTGGGTGGCTGCCCTTGCTCGCCAAAAGGCCGTGGAATCTATCTCGATTCGATCTCTTCAGAATACCACAGCGCTCATTGTGACTGACGAAGGcgaaaaggagattgatgctcgtcttctccagtATGGAGACGTGTTCAAGGTCGCTCCCGACTCGAGGATTCCAACCGATGGCACGGTTATATCTGGTAATTCTGAAGTTGACGAATCTATGATGACTGGAGAGTCAATGCCGGTCGTGAAGCATAGTAATTCCCCAGTCATTGCCGGATCTCTCAATGGCTCAGGTGTCTTGTACGTTCGACTGACTCGACTTCCCGGCGACAATACGATCAGTACTATTGCTGGTATGGTGGACGAGGCAAAGTTGTCGAAACCAAGGGTTCAAGCCATGGCTGATCGTGTTGCGAGCTACTTTGTCCCCGTCGTCGTTGCCATTACCATTATTGTCTTCTGTATCTGGATCGCCGTTGGTATCAAGGTCCGCGGTCAATCTGGAAGCGAGGCAACGATCCAAGCAATCACCTACGCGATCACTGTCCTTATAGTGTCCTGCCCCTGTGCCATCGGCCTGGCGGTACCTATGGTTGTAGTCATTGCTAGCGGCGTTGCCGCTGAACGGGGTGTCGTGTTTAAATCGGCGGAAAGTCTTGAGGTTGCTTATAAGACGTCGCATGTAGTATTCGACAAGACCGGTACCATTACCGAGGGCAAACTGACTGTGGTCGAAGAATGGTATGCCGATGGTGACCAGACTGCTACAAAGTCTTtcctccttggtcttgttgatggcatcaagcaTCCAGTGTCTGCTGCAATAGCGTTGCATCTAAAAGACCAGGACATATCTCCTGCGCCGGTATCAAATTCAAAAGCTCTGACAGGGAAAGGCGTCGAAGGTATCGCGGAGGGGTCTGGATTGACTCTGCAGGCAGGCAACTCCCGCTGGCTCGGTCTTGAACCCAATCCGGTTGTGCAATCAATGCTGTCACATGGATACACGGTGTTCGGCTTCACGATCGGCAGTTCCGTCGCTGCTATTTTTGCCCTCCAAGATTCAATTCGACCAGATGCTGCCTCTACGGTTCAGTCTCTGCTCACTCGTGGCATATCGGTCCACATCATCTCaggagatgacgatggcgctgTGCGCTCTGTTGCAGCACGGTTGGACATTATCGAGGCCAATGTTCGTTCTCGCTGCACTCCCGCTGACAAGCAAGCATACATTCAGAACCTTCTCCAAAGTCCTGTCTCTACAGAACAGACCAATAAGGTCGGCAAGTCGAAGAAGCCCGTCGTTATTTTCTGTGGTGATGGAACCAACGATGCAGTCGCCCTCGCCCAGGCCACTATTGGTGTGCACATGAACGAAGAGGGTACCGATGTCGCCAAATCGTCAGCCGATGTTGTTCTTATGCGCCCCAACCTCGCTGGTATCCTCACCGTCATTGCGGTGAGTCGAAAATCTATGCGCAGAATTGCCTTTAACTTTGGCTGGAGCTTTGTGTACAACTTGTTCGCCATCCTGCTTGCCGCTGGGGCTTTTGTCAATGCGAGAATCCCGCCCGAATACGCCGGTTTGGGCGAACTCGTCAGTGTATTGCCCGTTATTGCTGCGGCCACGCTGTTGAGATGGTCTACTATCTAA
- a CDS encoding protein kinase domain-containing protein, whose amino-acid sequence MPSSKVANSSAGGQVSNRLRNFFRMNSSASSIGEKERSSNSLNLNGPSSNGSGSDSHSTKTSRHTKLFNSTVGRLRSHTVASESNKLEEAMSPTALANPYFAHQGQPGLRHHNEGSVPPSPPDTPTLKVSGPDGTEAEQATSETKEELARRLRRVASAPNAQGLFASAGNKGERPGTAELGKDPLIQNAKSGSLGLVDGGKADAVQQAYSEDTLGALPPPQTSLAFRRTYSSNSIKVRDVEVGPASFDKIKLIGKGDVGKVYLVREKKSNRLYAMKVLSKKEMIKRNKIKRALAEQEILATSNHPFIVTLYHSFQSEDHLYLCMEYCSGGEFFRALQTRPGKCIPEDDARFYAAEVTAALEYLHLMGFIYRDLKPENILLHQSGHIMLSDFDLSKQSGPGGKPTMIVGKNGARTDSLPTIDTRSCIADFRTNSFVGTEEYIAPEVIKGSGHTSAVDWWTLGILIYEMLYGTTPFKGKNRNATFANILREDIPFPDHTGAPQISNLCKSLIRKLLIKDENRRLGARAGASDIKAHPFFRTTQWALIRHMKPPIVPNQGRGIDTINFRNVKESESVDISGARAVGVPLDSGLATPGTEAADPFLEFNSVTLHHDDDVQFHDISYASSPSSRS is encoded by the exons ATGCCATCCTCAAAGGTCGCCAACAGCTCTGCTGGGGGCCAGGTCAGCAATCGCCTGCGCAACTTCTTCCGCATGAACAGCAGCGCGAGTAGTATCggcgaaaaagaaaggagcaGCAACTCGCTTAACCTCAACGGGCCTTCGAGCAACGGCAGTGGCAGCGACTCGCACTCTACCAAAACTTCTCGACACACCAAGCTATTCAACAGCACCGTTGGTCGCCTGAGGTCACATACCGTCGCCAGCGAGAGCAACAAGCTAGAAGAGGCAATGAGCCCTACGGCGCTTGCCAACCCCTACTTTGCTCACCAGGGACAGCCTGGCCTGCGCCATCACAACGAAGGCTCTGTGCCACCAAGTCCTCCTGATACGCCAACATTGAAAGTGTCGGGCCCAGATGGCACAGAGGCCGAACAGGCTACAAGCGAAACTAAGGAAGAGCTGGCCCGCAGGTTAAGGAGGGTTGCCAGTGCACCTAATGCCCAGGGACTCTTTGCGAGTGCTGGAAACAAGGGCGAGCGCCCCGGCACCGCTGAACTCGGCAAAGACCCCTTGATCCAGAATGCCAAGTCAGGGTCactcggcctcgtcgacggcgGTAAGGCCGATGCAGTACAGCAAGCATACAGCGAAGATACTCTAGGTGCTCTGCCTCCTCCGCAGACCTCTTTAGCCTTCCGCAGAACGTACAGTTCCAACTCGATCAAGGTCCGCGATGTCGAAGTTGGTCCTGCCAGCTTCGACAAGATCAAGCTTATTGGCAAAGGTGATGTGGGCAAAGTCTACTTAGttagagaaaagaagagcaaccgGCTCTACGCCATGAAAG TCttgagcaagaaggagatgattAAGCGAAACAAGATTAAGCGCGCCCTCGCTGAACAAGAAATTCTTGCGACAAGCAACCACCCCTTCATTGTCACTCTATACCACTCGTTCCAGTCAGAAGACCATCTTTATCTATGCATGGAATATTGCAGTGGAGGAGAATTCTTCAGAGCACTCCAGACTCGCCCTGGCAAGTGCATTCCAGAGGACGACGCTCGTTTCTACGCCGCCGAGGTCACGGCTGCTCTGGAGTACCTCCATCTCATGGGTTTCATCTACCGAGATTTGAAGCCGGAGA ACATCCTGCTTCATCAGTCCGGCCACATCATGTTGTCGGATTTTGATTTGTCAAAGCAGTCCGGCCCTGGTGGCAAGCCGACGATGATTGTTGGCAAGAACGGAGCTAGGACAGATTCTTTGCCCACAATTGACACGCGATCATGTATCGCCGACTTTAGAACGAATTCGTTTGTCGGCACCGAGGAGTACATTGCCCCCGAGGTGATCAAGGGCAGTGGCCACACCAGTGCAGTGGATTGGTGGACGCTGGGCATTCTCATCTATGAAATGCTCTACGGAACCACGCCTTTCAAGGGCAAGAACCGAAATGCCACCTTTGCCAACATCCTGCGCGAGGACATTCCCTTCCCAGACCACACTGGAGCGCCACAGATTTCAAA CCTCTGCAAGTCGCTCATCAGGAAACTGTTGATCAAGGACGAGAACCGCAGGTTAGGTGCCCGAGCTGGTGCCTCTGATATCAAGGCCCACCCCTTCTTCCGAACGACTCAGTGGGCTCTGATTCGCCACATGAAGCCTCCTATTGTCCCTAACCAGGGCCGTGGAATCGACACTATCAACTTTAGGAATGTCAAGGAGAGTGAAAGCGTTGACATTAGCGGGGCCAGAGCCGTTGGTGTTCCCCTGGATAGCGGACTGGCAACCCCCGGCACTGAAGCTGCAGACCCATTCCTGGAGTTTAACAGTGTCACGCTTCAccacgatgacgatgtgcAGTTCCACGACATTAGTTATGCTTCATCACCCTCTTCTCGAAGTTGA
- a CDS encoding major facilitator superfamily domain-containing protein, whose amino-acid sequence MDPLDRELMEAERSASPERYQSRASNEIERVITASSASSASSEGSVFRRNMSRVSTQNDLERHPTALSRIATQRSQHVNTVGGSIRTESRASRKPLPSFGGGKPYPPQLPAQEEYVVEFDGPNDPLHAQNWPLRKKILTAAMLAYTTVTSTFTSSIFSSATSTVAAKFDVGLEVGILGTSLYVLGFAFGPSLWAPLSELKGRRLPIVLSIFGFSLFTIATATAKDIQTVLICRFFGGFFGAAPLAVVAAVFSDMFDNRTRGTAIAIFSMTVFTGPMLAPFIGGFIVESYLGWRWTEYLPAIMGFAAFILDLFFLSESYPPVILVGKASELRRRTKNWGIHAKQEEIEIDFGELVSKNFTRPLRLLFTEPIILLLSIYMSFIYGLLYLFFTAYPLVFVGVHGFNLGQSGLTFFGLIIGELIATLTIILQVPWYNRKLEANHGIPIPEWRLPNMMVGGIAFAGGIFWFGWTGYKESIHWAAPAVSGILTGFGLMSIFLQALNYIVDAYLMFAASALAGNTFMRSLFGAAFPLFGRQMFLGMHIQWASTLLGCVALVLAPIPFAFYFYGAKIRSKSKIAPVFSAPADEPKTDDTSADETTEKEEEHNAALANAPTKQSEAGGPAENV is encoded by the exons ATGGATCCCCTCGACCGGGAACTCATGGAGGCAGAGCGCTCTGCCTCCCCCGAGCGCTATCAGAGCCGGGCCAGCAACGAAATAGAGCGCGTTATCACggcatcatcagcctcgtccgcGTCTTCAGAAGGCAGCGTATTCCGCAGAAACATGAGTCGTGTATCTACGCAGAACGATCTGGAGCGCCACCCCACCGCCCTGAGTCGCATTGCAACTCAACGAAGCCAGCACGTTAACACTGTTGGAGGCTCAATTCGTACTGAGAGTAGAGCTTCTCGAAAGCCATTGCCGTCATTTGGCGGTGGCAAGCCATATCCTCCCCAGCTGCCAGCCCAGGAAGAGTACGTCGTCGAGTTTGACGGACCCAACGACCCCCTACATGCCCAGAACTGGCCTCTTCGAAAGAAGATCTTGACGGCTGCCATGCTGGCCTACACCACCGTCACGAGTACCTTtacatcttccatcttctcctctgcaACGAGCACCGTTGCTGCAAAGTTTGACGTTGGCCTCGAGGTTGGCATTCTAGGCACATCCCTGTATGTGTTGGGTTTCGCCTTTGGTCCCAGTCTCTGGGCTCCCTTGTCCGAACTCAAGGGCCGCCGTCTGCCCATtgtcctctccatctttggcttctccctcttcaccaTCGCAACCGCCACCGCCAAGGACATTCAGACCGTTCTCATCTGTCGATTCTTCGGCGGTTTCTTCGGCGCCGCCCCCCTGGCTGTCGTTGCTGCGGTCTTCTCCGACATGTTCGACAACAGGACTCGAGGAACGGCgattgccatcttctccatgacTGTCTTTACCGGTCCCATGCTGGCGCCTTTCATCGGCGGCTTCATTGTCGAATCATACTTGGGATGGCGCTGGACGGAGTATCTCCCTGCTATTATGGGATTCGCCGCCTTCATTCTAgacttgttcttcctctccgAGTCGTACCCACCAGTCATTCTCGTTGGCAAGGCTTCGGAATTGCGACGTCGCACCAAGAACTGGGGCATTCACGCCAAACAAGAGGAAATCGAAATCGACTTTGGCGAGCTCGTCAGCAAGAATTTCACCCGTCCCTTGCGACTCCTCTTCACGGAGCCCATCATCCTGCTTCTCTCCATTTACATGAGCTTCATCTATGGGCTGCTCTACCTTTTCTTTACCGCATACCCCCTGGTTTTCGTCGGTGTCCATGGCTTCAACTTGGGTCAATCCGGTCTGACCTTCTTTGGCCTGATCATCGGTGAGCTTATTGCGACCCTCACCATCATTCTCCAGGTTCCGTGGTACAACCGCAAGCTCGAGGCCAACCACGGTATTCCCATTCCCGAGTGGCGATTGCCTAACATGATGGTTGGTGGCATTGCGTTTGCCGGCGGTATCTTTTGGTTCGGATG GACTGGATACAAGGAGAGCATTCACTGGGCGGCCCCGGCTGTCAGCGGTATCCTCACCGGCTTTGGTCTCATGTCGATCTTCCTTCAGGCCCTCAACTATATTGTCGATGCATACCTCATGTTCGCCGCCTCAGCTCTTGCCGGCAACACTTTTATGAGATCTCTATTCGGCGCCGCTTTCCCGCTTTTTGGTCGTCAAATGTTTCTTGGCATGCACATCCAGTGGGCTTCGACACTACTGGGCTGCGTAGCTCTTGTACTTGCTCCCATTCCCTTCGCTTTCTACTTCTATGGCGCCAAGATTAGGTCAAAGAGCAAGATCGCCCCAGTCTTCTCTGCTCCGGCGGATGAGCCTAAGACGGACGATACGAGCGCAGACGAGACCActgagaaggaggaggaacacAATGCAGCATTGGCCAATGCCCCGACGAAACAAAGCGAGGCCGGTGGTCCCGCCGAGAACGTGTAA